The Cucurbita pepo subsp. pepo cultivar mu-cu-16 unplaced genomic scaffold, ASM280686v2 Cp4.1_scaffold000336, whole genome shotgun sequence genome includes a region encoding these proteins:
- the LOC111785029 gene encoding uncharacterized protein LOC111785029, translated as MTDLRLLTYYLGIKVDQRKDCIMLKKSAYAEKVLTDCNPTKYLMDAKLRLEKNAKGGLVNSTVYSCVIESLRFLTHTCLNLLSTVGMMSRYMKKPTMMYHQKTKYIPLYVKETTSYELKYQRGRCSEELVGFTDSNVIGNIDDKKSTIGMTFYFNINLISRQSQK; from the coding sequence atgactGATCTCAGGTTACTCACCTACTACCTCGGTATTAAAGTGGACCAAAGGAAAGATTGTATCATGCTAAAGAAATCGGCCTATGCTGAGAAGGTATTGACAGACTGCAACCCGACCAAGTATCTAATGGATGCAAAGTTACGACTTGAAAAAAATGCTAAAGGAGGTTTAGTGAATTCCACTGTGTATAGCTGCGTTATCGAAAGTCTAAGGTTCTTGACTCATACTTGTCTGAACCTTTTATCTACTGTTGGAATGATGAGTAGGTACATGAAAAAACCTACAATGATGTATCATCAAAAGACTAAGTACATTCCCCTCTATGTGAAGGAAACCACGAGCTACGAACTAAAGTATCAAAGAGGGCGATGTTCTGAAGAATTAGTTGGTTTTACCGATAGTAATGTAATTGGAAACATTGACGATAAAAAAAGCACCATAGGAATGACATTTTACTTCAACATAAATTTGATCTCTAGGCAATCTCAGAAGTAG